One Etheostoma spectabile isolate EspeVRDwgs_2016 chromosome 12, UIUC_Espe_1.0, whole genome shotgun sequence genomic window carries:
- the LOC116698797 gene encoding ras-related protein Rap-2b-like codes for MREYKVVVLGSGGVGKSALTVQFVTGSFIEKYDPTIEDFYRKEIEVDSSPSVLEILDTAGTEQFASMRDLYIKNGQGFILVYSLVNQQSFQDIKPMRDQIIRVKRYERVPMILVGNKVDLEGEREVSSGEGKALAQEWNCPFMETSAKNKGSVDELFAEIVRQMNYSTVPSGGDQCCSCVLL; via the coding sequence ATGAGGGAGTACAAAGTGGTTGTTTTGGGCTCGGGTGGAGTCGGGAAATCGGCGCTGACGGTGCAGTTCGTGACGGGCTCCTTCATCGAGAAGTACGACCCCACCATAGAGGATTTCTACCGGAAGGAGATCGAGGTGGACTCGTCCCCGTCGGTGCTGGAGATCCTGGACACGGCGGGGACCGAGCAGTTCGCCTCCATGCGAGACCTGTATATTAAGAACGGCCAGGGCTTTATTCTGGTTTACAGCCTGGTGAACCAGCAGAGCTTCCAGGACATCAAGCCGATGAGAGACCAGATCATCCGGGTGAAGAGATACGAGAGGGTGCCGATGATCCTAGTGGGAAACAAGGTGGACctggagggggagagagaggtgtcTTCCGGGGAAGGCAAGGCGCTGGCCCAGGAGTGGAACTGCCCGTTTATGGAAACTTCAGCCAAAAATAAAGGATCAGTCGACGAACTGTTTGCGGAAATAGTCAGACAGATGAACTATTCAACTGTTCCCAGTGGTGGCGACCAGTGCTGCTCATGTGTccttctctaa
- the mbnl1 gene encoding muscleblind-like protein 1 isoform X12 — protein MAMLAQQMQLANAMMPATQLPPMVRGHTRMNTPQLLPTPMFSMSPGMASNASAAAAAAAAFNPYLSPMSPGLMPQEIMSSTPVLMASSPNVNQGPNSAAAAAQKLLRTDRLEVCREYQRGNCSRGETDCRFAHPSDSTMIDTNDNTVTVCMDYIKGRCSREKCKYFHPPAHLQAKIKAAQHQVNQATAAAAMTQSAVKSLKRPLDATFDLGIAPNVMAQMPKRAALEKANGATAMFNTSMLQYQQALASMQFQQQAAFLPSGSILCMTPSGGVVPMMHGGTPATAANTSATNPFATASTNQDSSLSKLTTNEYMQLIPIISADHLSSHKYLTQM, from the exons ATGGCCATGCTCGCCCAACAGATGCAGCTCGCCAACGCCATGATGCCTGCCACGCAGCTACCACCTATGGTGAGAGGACACACACGTATGAACACACCACAGCTGCTGCCCACG CCCATGTTCTCGATGTCGCCAGGCATGGCCTCCAACGCcagtgcagcagcagctgcagccgcAGCCTTTAATCCCTACCTGAGCCCTATGTCACCTGGCCTGATGCCCCAAGAGATAATGTCCAGCACCCCTGTCCTCATGGCCTCCAGCCCCAACGTCAACCAAGGCCCCAACTCTGCCGCTGCTGCAGCCCAGAAACTGCTGAGAACAGATAGACTTGAG GTGTGTCGGGAATATCAGAGGGGCAACTGCTCTCGAGGGGAGACCGACTGTCGCTTCGCCCACCCCTCAGACAGCACCATGATCGACACCAACGACAACACCGTCACCGTGTGCATGGACTACATCAAGGGTCGCTGCTCTCGGGAAAAGTGCAAGTACTTCCACCCGCCGGCCCATCTGCAGGCCAAAATTAAAGCTGCCCAGCACCAGGTGAACCAGGCCACAGCCGCCGCGGCCATG ACTCAGTCGGCTGTCAAATCACTGAAGCGACCCCTCGACGCAACCTTTGACCTG GGCATCGCCCCTAATGTCATGGCTCAAATGCCCAAGCGGGCAGCCCTGGAGAAAGCCAACGGGGCCACTGCCATGTTTAACACCAGCATGCTCCAGTACCAACAGGCCCTGGCCAGCATGCAGTTTCAGCAGCAGGCTGCTTTCCTCCCATCAG GCTCAATATTGTGCATGACACCTTCAGGCGGCGTTG TTCCCATGATGCACGGTGGTACTCCAGCCACTGCCGCCAACACATCTGCCACAAACCCCTTCGCAACTGCCTCCACCAATCAG GACTCTTCCTTATCAAAGTTGACTACCAACGAATACATGCAATTG ATTCCAATAATATCTGCAGATCATCTGAGTAGTCACAAGTACTTGACTCAAATGTAG